GATTTTGATGGGCTATTCATGCTTCAAGGCATATGACATCCGCGGTCGGATTCCCGACCAGATCAATCCGGAACTGGCCGAGCGCATTGGACGCGCCTATGTCGCCGTAACCGGAGCGAAGAACGTGATCGTCGGCTATGACATCCGCCTGTCCAGCCCGGAAATGGCCGAGGCGCTGGGCAAGGGTTTGATGGCCGCCGGCGCGGATGTCTATGACATCGGCCTATGCGGCACGGAGCAGGTATATTTTGCCACCAGCCACTACAAGATGGACGGTGGCATCATGGTGACCGCAAGTCACAACCCGAAGGACTATAACGGCATGAAGCTGGTGCGGGAGGATTCCAAACCCATCAGCAACGATACCGGCCTGCGGGATATCCACGACCGCCTCGACGAAGCCTTCGAAGACGCCGCAACGCCCGGCGCCTACCACACGCTGGAAGCGGAGGACGACTATATCGAGCACCTGCTGGGCTACGTCGACAGCGCTAGCCTCAAGCCATTGGCCATCGTGGTGAATGCGGGTAATGGCGGCGCGGGCCGGGTCATCGACCAGCTCGAATCCAGGCTGCCTTTCAATTTCATCAAGCTGCAGAACGAGCCGGACGGCAACTTCCCGAACGGCGTGCCCAATCCGATCCTGCCGGAGAATCGCAAGGTCACCGAAGATGCGGTGAAATCGAATCAGGCGGATCTGGGCATTGCCTGGGACGGCGACTACGATCGCTGCTTCTTCTGGGACGAGAACGGCCGCTTTATCGAAGGCTATTACATTGTGGGTCTGCTGGCGGACCAGTTCCTGCGCAAGCACGGTAAGGGCGGGGCTGTAATCCACGACCCACGCCTGGTCTGGAACACGCAGGACCTCGTAGAGCAGGCCGGTGGTCGCGCGGTCGAGAGTAAGACCGGCCATGCCTTCATCAAGGAGCGCATGCGTGCCGAGGACGCCCTCTACGGCGGTGAAATGAGCGCCCACCATTACTTCAAGGATTTCGCCTATTGCGACAGCGGCATGATTCCCTGGTTGCTGCTGGCCGAGCGTATCTGCCAGTCCGGACAGACCCTGTCGTCGCTGATCGATGCCCGTATCGATGCCTATCCAGCCAGTGGCGAGATCAATCGGACCATCGATAATCCGCCGGAAGTAATCAAGGCGATTGAGGAAAAGTACAGCGGGGATGCCGAATCCATCAGTCACGTGGACGGCCTGAGTGTCGCCTTCAAGGACTGGCGCTTCAACCTGCGAATGTCGAACACTGAGCCGGTGGTTCGGCTGAATGTGGAATCCCGCGGTGACAAGGCGCTGATGGAGCAGAAAACCGAACAGCTGCTGAAGGATATGGATGCGCTTAACGCCTGATCCTGTGTAACGGGTAGATGCAAAAACGCCCGGCTTGAACCGGGCGTTTTTTATTGGGGCTGCGCAGTAGCCATCCGTGGGCCGATTACAGCCAGTCGTTCAGCATGATCCCGATACCAATCCGCTGGATGCGCTCGTTGTAGTCGATCAGGCTCTCACCGTAGCCGTTGTAGTAGTGAACGTAGCCCTTGACGGTCTCGCCCAGTGGGAAGCTGTAACCAACTTGTACCGAGGTGCGGTTCTCATCGGCTTTCAGGTTGTTGAGTAGCTTGAGCGACAGGGTGCGTTGCTCGTCGACCTTGTAGACCGCCCAGTAGTTGGCATAACCCATGTAGTTTTCGATATTGGGGTTGTCGTCTTCATCTTCGTCTTCCGGAATCCGGTACCAGGGCTGGACCATGAACAACCAGCGGTCGTAGCTGTAGGCGACACCGCCGAGGATACGGTTCCAACTACGTGACTTCGGTTCGGACTGGCCATTGGACTGGTGGTTGATACCCAGGGTGAGGGCCTCCACGCGGCCCGGGCCGAAATCCCACTGGGAGGCGTAGCGGACGAAGATCTCCGGCTCGTAGTTGGTTTCCCGGAAGGGTTTGGACCCATCGTCGTTGAAGAGCTGCCAGAACGAGAGTTGGGTATAGCCGAACCAGAGGGTCGTCTTTTCGTCAAAGACCCCTGTCAGTAGCGGTACCTTGAAGCTGATCTGGTACTTGGCTTCGTCATAGTCCAGTGAATTGTCGTAGTCCGTGTAGCCGGTGCGCGGGCTATAGGGGCGCTGGTTCGGCTCGTGGACGTAGGTGTAGGGGAGGATGTAAGTCGGACGGTGGGTCAGGAAACTGCCTGAAAAAGAGAAAAGCGCTCTCTCGGCAGCGAGGTAGCGGCTGACCAGGGAGTTCGCCTGGCTGTTCTCGTCCGTCTCTACATCACCGTTGGATATTGCGTCGGTATCGGCGTCGTCGCTGGGCTGGAAACCCAGCGGATCGGTGGCCGAATTCGCTTCTTCGATTTCTTCCTCGGTGGCCTGTGCCCGAACCTGCGGGGGATTCGTCAGGGCGTCGTAACAGGCCAGGCGCTTAACGCCGTTTTCCACCAGGGCACATTCCTGTGGAGTCATGTCCGAGAAATCAGGTTGATCCGCAGCGTCCTGGGCGTTGGCGACCAGGGGCGCAGCCGCAATAAGGCATAGGGCGGGTAATACTCGCATGGTTGGTTCCGTCCTTATTCTATGTTCCGGCGATTGGACTACAGCAAACAAGTCACAGGCTGCGCCAGGTCTGGGCGATGCCGTAAGCCCAGATGCCGAGCAGCGTCAGCGTGAGTATGGCGAAGATCAGTTTATGTTTGAT
The window above is part of the Marinobacter nanhaiticus D15-8W genome. Proteins encoded here:
- a CDS encoding phosphomannomutase/phosphoglucomutase; its protein translation is MGYSCFKAYDIRGRIPDQINPELAERIGRAYVAVTGAKNVIVGYDIRLSSPEMAEALGKGLMAAGADVYDIGLCGTEQVYFATSHYKMDGGIMVTASHNPKDYNGMKLVREDSKPISNDTGLRDIHDRLDEAFEDAATPGAYHTLEAEDDYIEHLLGYVDSASLKPLAIVVNAGNGGAGRVIDQLESRLPFNFIKLQNEPDGNFPNGVPNPILPENRKVTEDAVKSNQADLGIAWDGDYDRCFFWDENGRFIEGYYIVGLLADQFLRKHGKGGAVIHDPRLVWNTQDLVEQAGGRAVESKTGHAFIKERMRAEDALYGGEMSAHHYFKDFAYCDSGMIPWLLLAERICQSGQTLSSLIDARIDAYPASGEINRTIDNPPEVIKAIEEKYSGDAESISHVDGLSVAFKDWRFNLRMSNTEPVVRLNVESRGDKALMEQKTEQLLKDMDALNA
- a CDS encoding phospholipase A, with the translated sequence MRVLPALCLIAAAPLVANAQDAADQPDFSDMTPQECALVENGVKRLACYDALTNPPQVRAQATEEEIEEANSATDPLGFQPSDDADTDAISNGDVETDENSQANSLVSRYLAAERALFSFSGSFLTHRPTYILPYTYVHEPNQRPYSPRTGYTDYDNSLDYDEAKYQISFKVPLLTGVFDEKTTLWFGYTQLSFWQLFNDDGSKPFRETNYEPEIFVRYASQWDFGPGRVEALTLGINHQSNGQSEPKSRSWNRILGGVAYSYDRWLFMVQPWYRIPEDEDEDDNPNIENYMGYANYWAVYKVDEQRTLSLKLLNNLKADENRTSVQVGYSFPLGETVKGYVHYYNGYGESLIDYNERIQRIGIGIMLNDWL